The following are encoded in a window of Candidatus Desulfatibia profunda genomic DNA:
- a CDS encoding adenylate kinase: MNILFFGPNGSGKGTQGAILKDKYNTPHIESGAIFRENISKGTELGAKAKAYIDRGDLVPDEITIPMILDRLQQKDCKKGWLLDGFPRNKTQAIKLDESLKKAGLALDIVVEIVLDRQIAKNRIMGRRLCANDNNHPNNIFIDAIKPNGDKCRVCGGKLSSRADDQDEEAIDKRHSIYYDSKIGTLASSYYFKDLAKKQGSIKYITLDGTPGVKEVAAELVSKL; this comes from the coding sequence ATGAACATTTTGTTTTTTGGGCCAAACGGCAGCGGCAAAGGTACCCAGGGAGCCATTTTAAAGGACAAATACAACACGCCCCACATAGAATCCGGCGCTATCTTTCGTGAAAACATATCAAAAGGGACGGAATTGGGCGCAAAGGCCAAAGCATATATCGACCGCGGTGACTTGGTACCCGATGAAATCACCATACCCATGATACTCGACCGCCTGCAGCAGAAGGACTGCAAAAAGGGCTGGCTCCTTGACGGATTTCCGAGAAACAAAACCCAGGCGATAAAACTTGATGAATCCTTAAAGAAAGCCGGCTTGGCCCTTGATATTGTTGTAGAAATTGTTCTCGACCGCCAAATTGCCAAAAACAGAATTATGGGGCGAAGACTCTGTGCCAATGACAATAACCATCCAAACAATATTTTTATAGACGCCATTAAACCCAACGGCGACAAGTGTCGCGTTTGTGGCGGCAAATTGTCAAGCCGCGCCGATGATCAGGATGAGGAGGCCATCGACAAACGCCACAGCATTTATTACGATAGCAAAATCGGCACCTTGGCTTCGTCCTATTACTTCAAAGACCTTGCCAAAAAACAAGGATCGATAAAATACATTACATTGGACGGAACACCCGGTGTTAAAGAGGTTGCTGCGGAACTTGTTTCAAAGCTTTAA
- a CDS encoding dephospho-CoA kinase produces MTETLKIAITGGAGSGKTSVCNRLKELGLNVISSDVLAREAVAPGTRAFNHIVRYFGQGVLKPDGTLNRPKLRQMMTKDTAARAALGRFVHPEITKLLQLKIIQAQQDGQRFVLVEVPLLFELGIQDRFDVVVLIHAKRERRIQRIMERDSVSKKEAEDLLDVQMPDEEKIEKSDFIIKNDGTIEQLIRSVDLFYKKVYQKYSKKERKPLTGRKS; encoded by the coding sequence ATGACCGAAACCTTAAAAATAGCCATCACGGGCGGTGCCGGGTCCGGCAAAACGTCCGTTTGCAACCGTCTAAAAGAGTTGGGTTTAAATGTCATCAGCTCCGACGTCTTGGCAAGGGAGGCTGTTGCTCCCGGGACACGGGCTTTTAATCATATCGTTCGTTATTTTGGTCAGGGGGTATTGAAACCAGATGGAACTTTAAATCGCCCAAAGCTGCGGCAAATGATGACAAAGGATACTGCTGCCAGGGCGGCACTGGGGCGTTTCGTTCATCCAGAAATTACGAAGCTTTTGCAACTTAAGATAATTCAAGCTCAACAGGATGGCCAGCGGTTTGTGCTCGTAGAAGTTCCTCTTCTTTTTGAGCTCGGAATTCAAGACCGGTTTGATGTGGTCGTGTTGATCCATGCAAAGCGTGAACGGCGAATTCAAAGAATCATGGAGCGTGACAGTGTTTCCAAAAAAGAAGCCGAAGACCTTTTGGATGTTCAAATGCCGGATGAAGAAAAAATTGAAAAATCCGATTTTATAATTAAAAATGACGGCACAATTGAACAGTTGATAAGATCGGTTGATCTTTTCTACAAAAAAGTTTATCAAAAATACTCAAAAAAGGAGCGAAAACCCTTGACAGGCAGAAAATCATGA
- a CDS encoding CCA tRNA nucleotidyltransferase, translating to MIQFDSKIFPKTKGAYIIGGSVRDLLLGRTPTDYDIAVLGNPENFARRMAAETNGRLVEMGKPGQMILRVVSGHTIFDIAPANGTTIKDDLFQRDFTINAMAYDLWSGKIIDILGGLQDLWDKKVRMVSKHVFKNDPIRLLRAFRMGACLNFDIEPRTVAAISSQAALIQQSAGERIRHELFKMFGTRKSHDHLVQMADIGLLSAIFPELDPLKGCSQNRHHCYDVFEHSLNAYYHLEDLLSNHYNLTPESLRRFILDIDRSKAVLLKSGILLHDIGKPAVKSLDNRGNVHFYGHARQGADMAKLIGKRLKFSTRESNFIDFIIRNHIRPLSLFLAHKNKTLTPKGLTRFFMKCGGNTPYLLLHSIADVKGKQDEIIAENEAFIAFVKDMLAGFFSGFSPKSKTAPLLTGFDLIETFGLTPSPSFKKILNLVDEAKLSGTIHSKAEALKLVRDFIKQQ from the coding sequence ATGATTCAATTCGATTCAAAAATTTTCCCAAAAACCAAAGGGGCCTACATCATTGGCGGTTCGGTCAGAGACCTTCTTCTCGGCAGAACACCTACCGATTATGACATTGCTGTTTTGGGCAACCCGGAAAATTTTGCACGCCGGATGGCCGCTGAGACCAACGGCCGTCTTGTCGAGATGGGAAAGCCCGGACAGATGATCCTTCGGGTGGTTTCAGGCCATACGATTTTCGATATAGCGCCTGCAAACGGCACCACCATCAAAGACGACCTTTTCCAGAGGGATTTCACCATCAACGCCATGGCATATGACCTGTGGTCAGGAAAAATTATCGACATTCTCGGCGGTCTTCAGGATCTTTGGGACAAAAAGGTTCGAATGGTATCAAAACACGTTTTCAAAAACGACCCCATCCGCTTGCTAAGGGCCTTTCGGATGGGCGCCTGCCTGAATTTTGATATTGAACCCCGAACCGTTGCGGCCATCAGCAGTCAAGCGGCGCTGATTCAGCAATCGGCCGGAGAACGGATCCGCCATGAGCTCTTTAAAATGTTTGGCACCCGCAAATCGCATGATCACCTTGTCCAAATGGCCGACATCGGGCTTTTGTCCGCCATCTTTCCTGAACTTGACCCGCTTAAAGGATGTTCACAGAACAGACATCATTGTTATGATGTCTTTGAGCATTCACTAAACGCTTATTACCATCTGGAAGACCTGCTCTCGAATCATTACAATCTCACTCCCGAAAGTTTACGCCGGTTCATCCTGGATATTGACAGAAGCAAAGCCGTGCTTCTCAAATCCGGCATACTGCTGCATGATATCGGAAAACCTGCGGTCAAAAGTTTGGACAACAGAGGAAATGTCCATTTCTACGGCCATGCCCGTCAGGGTGCCGACATGGCGAAATTGATCGGCAAAAGGCTGAAGTTTTCAACCCGTGAAAGCAATTTCATCGATTTTATTATCCGCAACCATATCAGACCGCTGTCTCTTTTCTTAGCTCACAAAAACAAAACATTAACCCCGAAAGGTTTAACCCGCTTCTTTATGAAATGCGGCGGCAACACCCCCTATCTGCTGTTACATAGCATTGCCGATGTCAAAGGAAAACAAGATGAAATTATAGCGGAAAACGAAGCGTTCATCGCCTTTGTAAAAGACATGCTCGCCGGTTTCTTTTCCGGGTTCAGCCCCAAAAGCAAAACTGCGCCACTGCTAACCGGATTCGACCTGATTGAAACGTTTGGATTGACCCCTTCCCCATCTTTTAAAAAAATTCTTAACCTTGTGGATGAAGCCAAGCTGTCAGGCACAATTCACAGCAAAGCGGAAGCATTAAAGCTGGTTCGGGACTTTATAAAACAGCAATAA
- the rpsU gene encoding 30S ribosomal protein S21: MKEIQVKVYDNDLEKAMRILKKKIQNDGLFKRLKLKKAYEKPSEHKRRKQREAFRRQRIAASRNKYRK; this comes from the coding sequence TTGAAGGAAATTCAGGTCAAGGTTTATGATAATGACCTTGAAAAGGCGATGCGCATTTTGAAAAAAAAGATTCAAAATGACGGCCTTTTTAAACGTTTAAAGTTGAAAAAGGCCTATGAAAAGCCTAGTGAACATAAACGCCGCAAACAGCGTGAAGCCTTTAGAAGGCAGCGAATTGCAGCATCCAGAAATAAATACAGAAAATAA